Sequence from the Geitlerinema sp. PCC 9228 genome:
TAAACTTGTAAAGCAGCTTGGTAGGCAGCGATGGCTTCCTCTAGGTTCTCGGCGCGCTCTCCCCGGATGCGATCGCTGTAGGCATTTGCTAAGTTATATTGCGTCATGGCCCAATCTTGGGGAAAGGCACTGCGGGTACGCACTTGTAAAGCAGCTTGGTAGGCAGCGATGGCAATTTCAATATTATTTGCGCGACTGCCTAATGGAAATTCTTGAATATCAACGGCAATCTGGTTCGCCAATGCTGCAAGAGCTTGGTTTTTCTCAGAATTGTTCGAGTCGAGATTTGAGTCAAACCATTGAGTAAGAATCTTGGCAAAAGACAAATCGAGTTTATCCTGATGTTGTTCTAAGTAGGAATAAACGCTCTGGGGGTCACCCTTGCTTTCAATTTCAACTTGCAACAAGCCCTTTAAAAACTGGAGATAGTCTTTTGACGTAGCGCTTGGTTGGGTTTCGCTGGGTGTACTTTCTTCCTCAGAGGCTTGACGGTTGAGATAGTCCGCCAACTGCTGTGCCAAACCTCTAACAAACTCAGCTTC
This genomic interval carries:
- a CDS encoding tetratricopeptide repeat protein — encoded protein: MDKQRLQAYLSLIEELLNCPSGEESQVLEQHPELLDAGLVQTCELVAEQLGEAEREQEAEFVRGLAQQLADYLNRQASEEESTPSETQPSATSKDYLQFLKGLLQVEIESKGDPQSVYSYLEQHQDKLDLSFAKILTQWFDSNLDSNNSEKNQALAALANQIAVDIQEFPLGSRANNIEIAIAAYQAALQVRTRSAFPQDWAMTQYNLANAYSDRIRGERAENLEEAIAAYQAALQV